A genome region from Macaca nemestrina isolate mMacNem1 chromosome 15, mMacNem.hap1, whole genome shotgun sequence includes the following:
- the LOC105496251 gene encoding glutathione synthetase isoform X2 codes for MDFNLLVDAVSQNAAFLEQTLSSTIKQDDFTARLFDIHKQVLKEGIAQTVFLGLNRSDYMFQRSTDGSPALKQIEINTISASFGGLASRTPAVHRHVLSVLSKTKEAGKILSNNPSKGLALGIAKAWELYGSTNALVLLIAQEKERNIFDQRAIENELLARNIHVIRRTFEDISEKGSLDQDRRLFVDGQEIAVVYFRDGYMPRQYSLQNWEARLLLERSCAAKCPDIATQLAGTKKVQQELSRPGMLEMLLPGQPEAVARLRATFAGLYSLDMGEEGDQAIAKALAAPSRFVLKPQREGGGNNLYGEEMVQALKQLKDSEERASYILMEKIEPEPFENCLLRPGSPAQVVQCISELGIFGVYVRQEKTLVMNKHVGHLLRTKAIEHADGGVAAGVAVLDNPYPV; via the exons CACCATCAAACAGGATGACTTTACCGCTCGTCTCTTTGACATCCACAAGCAAGTCCTAAAAGAGGGCATTGCCCAG ACCGTGTTCCTGGGCCTGAATCGCTCAGACTACATGTTCCAGCGAAGCACAGATGGCTCCCCAGCCCTGAAACAGATCGAAATCAACACCATCTCTGCCAGTTTTGGGGGCCTGGCCTCCCGGACCCCAGCTGTGCACCG ACATGTTCTCAGTGTCCTGAGTAAAACCAAAGAAGCTGGCAAGATCCTCTCTAATAATCCCAGCAAGGGACTGGCCCTGGGAATTGCCAAAGCCTGGGAGCTCTACGGCTCAACCAA TGCTCTGGTGCTACTGATTGctcaagagaaggaaagaaacatatTTGACCAGCGTGCCATAGAAAATGAGCTACTGGCCAG GAACATCCATGTGATCCGACGAACATTTGAAGATATCTCTGAAAAGGGGTCTCTGGACCAAGACCGAAGGCTGTTTGT GGATGGCCAGGAAATTGCTGTGGTTTACTTCCGGGATGGCTACATGCCTCGTCAGTACAGTCTACAG AACTGGGAAGCACGTCTACTGCTGGAGAGGTCATGTGCTGCCAAGTGCCCAGACATTGCCACCCAGCTGGCTGGGACTAAGAAGGTGCAGCAGGAGCTGAGCAGGCCGGGCATGCTGGAGATGTTGCTCCCTGGCCAGCCTGAGGCTGTGGCTCGCCTCCGCGCCACCTTTGCTGGCCTCTACTCACTGGACATG GGTGAAGAAGGGGACCAGGCCATCGCCAAGGCCCTTGCTGCTCCTAGCCGGTTCGTGCTGAAGCCCCAGAGAGAGGGTGGAG GTAACAACCTATATGGGGAGGAAATGGTACAGGCCCTGAAACAGCTGAAGGACAGTGAGGAGAGGGCCTCCTACATCCTCATGGAGAAGATCGAACCTGAGCCTTTTGAGAATTGCCTGCTACGGCCTGGCAGCCCTGCCCAAGTGGTCCAGTGCATTTCAGAGCTGGGCATCTTTGGGGTCTATGTCAG GCAGGAAAAGACACTCGTGATGAACAAGCACGTGGGGCACCTACTTCGAACCAAAGCCATCGAGCATGCAGATGGTGGTGTGGCAGCAGGAGTGGCAGTCCTGGACAACCCATACCCCGTGTGA